A genome region from Alicyclobacillus acidocaldarius subsp. acidocaldarius DSM 446 includes the following:
- a CDS encoding ABC transporter permease gives MQQTSFEAIQARASMATTLRQSLTMAYRGLLKMRRTPEQLFDVTLQPIIFTLMFTYIFGGAISGNSQNYLPLVIPGILVQTVITASVVTGVQLREDMDKGVFDRFRALPIARMAPLAGALLADMVRYLLATVLIFTVGYLMGYHPRGGLAHVAIAALLVIVCAFALSWIFAFFGVVARTAASVQGISMLILFPLTFLSNAFAPVNTMPKWLQVFVNVNPLSHLIAAVRSLANQGQATPDIAISLGGAVAIMLVFAPLAVRMYMRKA, from the coding sequence ATGCAACAGACATCGTTTGAAGCCATCCAGGCGCGCGCCTCCATGGCGACCACGCTGCGCCAGTCGCTCACCATGGCCTACCGCGGCCTGTTGAAGATGCGCCGGACGCCAGAGCAACTGTTCGACGTCACGCTGCAACCCATCATCTTTACGCTCATGTTCACCTACATCTTCGGGGGCGCCATCTCCGGCAACTCACAGAACTATTTGCCGCTCGTCATCCCGGGCATCCTCGTGCAGACGGTCATCACCGCATCCGTCGTCACCGGCGTCCAGCTGCGCGAAGACATGGACAAGGGCGTGTTCGATCGCTTCCGCGCCCTGCCCATCGCCCGCATGGCGCCACTCGCCGGGGCGCTCCTCGCCGACATGGTGAGGTACCTTTTGGCCACGGTCCTCATCTTCACCGTGGGGTACCTCATGGGCTATCACCCACGTGGGGGCCTTGCCCACGTCGCCATCGCCGCGCTGCTCGTCATCGTGTGCGCGTTCGCCCTCAGCTGGATCTTCGCATTCTTCGGCGTCGTGGCGCGGACGGCGGCGAGCGTGCAGGGCATCTCGATGCTCATCCTGTTCCCGCTCACGTTCCTGTCGAACGCCTTCGCGCCCGTCAACACCATGCCTAAGTGGCTGCAGGTGTTCGTCAACGTCAATCCACTCTCCCACCTGATTGCCGCCGTGCGGTCGCTCGCCAATCAGGGTCAGGCAACCCCCGATATCGCCATCTCGCTCGGCGGCGCCGTGGCCATCATGCTGGTGTTTGCCCCCCTTGCGGTGCGGATGTACATGCGCAAGGCGTGA
- a CDS encoding LysE/ArgO family amino acid transporter, whose translation MVGAFWHGLILAFALILPIGMQNGFLLSQGALHRRWLAALPAVVTAALCDTFLVALAVFGVSGAVFHIVWLRVALGMVGVAFLLYMGFQTWRQNPDDHAVTSEVWSPRRQIGFAMSVSLLNPHALMDTLAVIGGSAAVYGTWGQRASFAAGCALVSWVWFFFLMTLGHVAGRAAAGVGLRRVINRISALMMWASAGLLIHILLTFR comes from the coding sequence ATGGTCGGTGCGTTTTGGCACGGCCTCATTCTGGCCTTCGCCCTCATCCTGCCGATTGGCATGCAGAACGGATTTCTCCTCAGCCAAGGCGCGCTGCACCGGCGATGGCTGGCGGCCCTGCCTGCCGTGGTGACGGCGGCCCTCTGCGACACGTTTCTCGTGGCGCTCGCGGTCTTTGGGGTGTCGGGCGCCGTGTTTCACATCGTTTGGCTGCGCGTCGCGCTTGGCATGGTGGGCGTGGCCTTTTTGTTGTACATGGGCTTTCAGACGTGGCGCCAGAATCCCGACGATCACGCCGTGACCTCCGAGGTCTGGTCGCCGCGTCGCCAAATTGGCTTCGCGATGTCCGTCTCACTTCTGAATCCGCATGCGCTCATGGACACGCTCGCCGTGATCGGCGGAAGCGCGGCCGTGTACGGCACGTGGGGGCAGAGGGCGTCGTTCGCGGCGGGGTGTGCACTCGTGTCGTGGGTGTGGTTCTTCTTCCTCATGACGCTCGGCCACGTGGCGGGCCGCGCCGCGGCGGGGGTGGGACTGAGGCGCGTCATCAACCGCATCTCCGCCCTCATGATGTGGGCCTCCGCGGGACTTCTCATCCACATCCTGCTCACGTTCCGCTGA
- a CDS encoding sensor histidine kinase, with amino-acid sequence MKERAASRGSDDDFRARHQRWQWREALDRLLWMSCWSFVLLSASYGVVRLMGRALGWRPVPYGQLMIIGGVGVVMLALVALLWNALGFDRDDRLFFRILDSLSEIGRGNFSARAMLEVRRGFPDHPMNQLVLHVREMAEGLERIEQMRQEFVANVSHEMQTPLTSILGFVKALKSDGLSEGERRHYLDIIEAESERLSRLADNLLKLTSLESGHHPVTLTRFRLDRQLREVAIACEPLWTEKGLFLDMQVEPVELEGDEDLLGQVWMNLLSNAIKFTEPGGRIQVRLEKEETGVCVSVADTGIGIRPEDVSRVFTRFFKADRSRGKPGNGLGLAIAKRIVEMHRGDISVESEPGRGSTFKVHLPYTQGGR; translated from the coding sequence GTGAAGGAGCGAGCCGCCTCGCGGGGGTCTGACGACGACTTCCGCGCCCGTCATCAGCGCTGGCAGTGGCGCGAAGCGTTGGACAGGCTCCTCTGGATGTCGTGTTGGTCGTTTGTGTTGCTGAGCGCCTCGTACGGCGTGGTGCGCCTCATGGGGCGTGCACTCGGCTGGCGGCCCGTGCCGTACGGCCAACTGATGATCATCGGCGGCGTGGGTGTGGTGATGCTCGCGCTCGTCGCGCTTCTCTGGAACGCGCTTGGCTTCGATCGCGATGATCGCCTCTTTTTCCGCATTCTCGACTCCTTGAGCGAGATTGGCCGCGGGAATTTCAGCGCCCGCGCCATGCTGGAGGTCCGGCGTGGCTTTCCGGATCACCCCATGAACCAGCTGGTGCTGCACGTTCGCGAGATGGCGGAAGGGCTCGAGCGCATCGAACAGATGCGCCAGGAGTTTGTGGCGAACGTGTCGCACGAGATGCAGACGCCGCTCACGTCCATCCTCGGCTTCGTGAAGGCGCTCAAATCGGACGGACTGTCGGAAGGCGAGCGGCGCCACTATCTCGACATCATCGAGGCGGAGAGCGAGCGGTTGTCCCGCCTGGCGGACAACCTGCTCAAGCTCACCTCGCTCGAATCGGGCCATCACCCGGTGACGCTGACGCGCTTCCGTCTCGACCGCCAACTGCGCGAGGTGGCGATTGCGTGCGAGCCGCTGTGGACGGAGAAAGGTCTCTTCCTCGACATGCAGGTGGAGCCCGTCGAGTTGGAGGGCGACGAGGACCTCCTCGGCCAGGTGTGGATGAACCTCTTGTCAAACGCCATCAAGTTCACGGAGCCGGGCGGCCGAATTCAAGTGCGCCTCGAGAAGGAAGAAACAGGCGTCTGCGTGTCGGTTGCGGACACGGGCATCGGCATCCGTCCGGAGGATGTGAGCCGCGTGTTCACTCGCTTCTTCAAGGCGGACCGGTCGCGCGGCAAGCCGGGCAATGGGCTGGGCCTCGCCATCGCCAAGCGCATTGTGGAGATGCACCGCGGGGACATCTCGGTCGAAAGCGAGCCAGGTCGTGGGTCGACATTCAAGGTGCACCTACCGTATACTCAGGGTGGAAGATGA
- a CDS encoding ABC transporter permease, with protein MMWRTSWHTAAGTAVLAAAAAVLCVYPVFDLAVELPSAAVLASTLGPLWNALWTSAVSSAIASLVGMAWAVMLSGAVRRGRAALHAISLLPLWTPPFIGAFALGDAYARAGLLDQWAHVHVGWLYGPWGVTAALAIHAAPIGYLSGLTAIAAMNVEPMWAARSCGAGWFRAFWAAFRPVALRPLCAAWALSFAFALGDFGVPYELGEPSGFRTAATSIFANLSTGGTQGFTAATWQAFELMAVGALAVTVSRGVMRFDPGLGTSAPGAPPLPLFPKRARAISLAAYALYVATTSGLPLAALVLTALTRAYGLPPTPRNWDAAGLLSPLVSAWPALVHTVVLATVAAAVIALLGLVAAEAVPASAMARAAHLALWLQYAAPGTAVAVAILVAFGHALYGTWWILGLAYVAKFYGLADAIVAARRNAQLDPWRAARSFGAGPAGAYGAAIWPAIRPAVRQVALQALMSGLYEVTLASLLYGPNTQTIAVAVLSASEGGDVRTVAVLAVWMTAASFALGLLALREPKRRRSQGLSQLRMAMPAAPLEEVKLG; from the coding sequence ATGATGTGGCGCACCTCGTGGCACACCGCGGCCGGCACGGCCGTGCTCGCCGCGGCCGCCGCGGTTCTCTGCGTTTACCCTGTGTTCGATCTCGCCGTTGAACTCCCGTCGGCGGCGGTCCTCGCCTCGACCCTCGGCCCGCTGTGGAACGCTCTGTGGACGAGCGCCGTATCGAGCGCCATCGCGAGCCTCGTCGGCATGGCCTGGGCCGTAATGCTCTCCGGGGCCGTACGCAGGGGGCGCGCGGCCCTTCACGCCATCAGCCTCCTGCCCCTGTGGACGCCCCCGTTCATCGGCGCGTTCGCACTCGGCGACGCGTACGCCCGGGCCGGCCTCCTGGACCAATGGGCGCACGTCCACGTGGGCTGGCTGTACGGGCCGTGGGGCGTCACGGCGGCCCTCGCCATCCACGCGGCCCCCATCGGCTATCTGAGCGGCCTCACGGCCATCGCGGCGATGAACGTCGAACCCATGTGGGCCGCGCGATCGTGCGGGGCCGGCTGGTTCCGGGCGTTCTGGGCCGCGTTTCGGCCGGTGGCGCTGCGGCCGCTTTGCGCCGCCTGGGCGCTCTCGTTCGCGTTTGCCCTGGGCGACTTCGGCGTCCCCTACGAACTCGGCGAGCCAAGCGGCTTTCGCACGGCGGCCACCTCCATCTTCGCCAACCTGTCCACGGGCGGCACGCAGGGATTCACGGCCGCCACGTGGCAGGCGTTTGAACTCATGGCCGTCGGCGCGCTGGCGGTGACCGTGAGCCGAGGGGTCATGCGGTTTGATCCCGGCCTCGGCACGTCTGCCCCCGGCGCACCGCCGCTGCCCCTGTTCCCCAAGCGCGCTCGCGCGATTTCGCTCGCCGCATACGCGCTGTACGTGGCGACGACGAGCGGCCTGCCGCTCGCCGCCCTTGTGCTCACCGCGCTCACGCGAGCCTACGGCCTGCCGCCCACGCCCAGGAACTGGGACGCGGCAGGACTCCTCTCGCCGCTCGTCAGCGCGTGGCCCGCACTCGTGCACACGGTCGTACTCGCAACTGTGGCCGCCGCCGTGATCGCCTTGCTTGGGCTTGTCGCCGCGGAGGCCGTGCCTGCGTCCGCGATGGCGCGGGCGGCCCATCTCGCCCTCTGGCTCCAGTATGCGGCGCCTGGAACGGCCGTGGCCGTCGCCATCCTGGTGGCGTTCGGGCACGCGCTGTACGGCACGTGGTGGATCCTAGGTCTTGCCTACGTGGCGAAGTTCTACGGCCTCGCCGACGCCATCGTGGCAGCTCGCCGGAACGCGCAGCTGGACCCGTGGCGCGCGGCGAGATCGTTTGGCGCAGGGCCTGCGGGGGCGTATGGTGCGGCGATTTGGCCCGCCATCCGACCCGCGGTGCGCCAGGTGGCGCTGCAGGCGCTCATGTCCGGGTTGTACGAGGTGACGCTCGCGAGTTTGCTTTACGGCCCGAACACCCAGACCATCGCCGTGGCCGTGCTGTCCGCGAGCGAAGGCGGCGATGTCCGTACGGTCGCGGTCCTGGCCGTGTGGATGACGGCCGCGAGCTTCGCCCTGGGACTCTTGGCGCTGCGCGAACCGAAAAGGCGGCGAAGCCAGGGCCTGTCGCAGCTTCGCATGGCCATGCCGGCCGCACCCCTCGAGGAGGTGAAGCTCGGATGA
- a CDS encoding extracellular solute-binding protein, whose product MLMKGLSVAAAAVVVAAGVAAWHAEQHPHAPAQAAASAQGAKPAGTVTVYAALTQQNAQALAQAFEAYDPAARVQMVTTGTGALVTRLESEAKAHAIGADMVLLADPTAADTLAAQGILSREKPSAASHLPSADQGANWVGAYVFHDVIVYHKGMSLPVPRSWRDLTNAAYKGEVEIGDPSYSGTTMAFVGMMETRYGWNYFETLKQNGAAVQSSVKTVADDVASGKVDVGMTNDSAAFTLVKQESPIGVVWPQDGAIVVPGPLAFVKGHETPVAKAFANWLLSPAGQKVVASVGLSPVLGASPTVPKGASLTQVPWAQLERDRANILREFAQIFR is encoded by the coding sequence ATGCTCATGAAGGGATTGAGCGTCGCCGCGGCGGCGGTAGTCGTCGCGGCGGGTGTCGCCGCGTGGCACGCTGAGCAACATCCCCATGCCCCCGCGCAGGCCGCGGCGAGTGCGCAAGGGGCGAAGCCCGCGGGCACCGTCACAGTGTACGCCGCGCTGACCCAGCAGAACGCGCAGGCGCTGGCGCAGGCGTTTGAGGCGTACGATCCGGCCGCGCGCGTGCAGATGGTGACCACGGGCACGGGCGCGCTCGTGACGCGGCTCGAGTCGGAGGCCAAGGCGCACGCCATCGGCGCGGATATGGTGCTCTTGGCCGATCCGACCGCGGCGGACACCTTGGCCGCCCAGGGCATTCTCTCGCGCGAGAAGCCGTCTGCCGCAAGCCACCTGCCGAGCGCGGATCAGGGCGCGAATTGGGTGGGGGCGTACGTGTTTCACGACGTGATCGTGTACCACAAAGGCATGTCCCTGCCTGTGCCCCGTTCGTGGCGGGACCTCACCAACGCCGCGTACAAGGGCGAGGTGGAAATCGGCGATCCGTCCTATTCCGGCACCACCATGGCGTTTGTCGGCATGATGGAGACGCGCTACGGCTGGAACTACTTTGAGACGCTGAAGCAGAACGGCGCGGCGGTGCAGTCGTCGGTGAAGACCGTGGCGGACGACGTCGCGAGCGGCAAGGTGGACGTGGGCATGACCAACGACAGCGCCGCGTTCACGCTCGTGAAACAAGAATCGCCCATCGGTGTGGTGTGGCCGCAGGACGGCGCCATCGTGGTGCCGGGGCCTCTGGCGTTCGTCAAGGGGCACGAGACGCCGGTGGCCAAGGCGTTTGCCAACTGGCTCCTGAGCCCGGCCGGTCAGAAGGTGGTGGCGTCCGTCGGCCTGTCGCCCGTCCTCGGCGCGTCTCCCACGGTGCCGAAGGGCGCGTCGCTGACGCAGGTGCCCTGGGCGCAGTTGGAACGAGACCGGGCGAACATCCTCCGCGAGTTTGCCCAGATCTTCCGATGA
- a CDS encoding acyl-CoA thioesterase, producing the protein MIHETPIHIRYSDTDLNGHVNNAVYATYMEESRISFLQEVFPGQRLPLVIASLHIDFRQETRYPEHTDVVARTWLTRLGRSSFEFFCQICSVRGEVMCEGTAVVVHYDFEKRKSAPLPDWAREKLLPYVREPEESNVGV; encoded by the coding sequence TTGATCCATGAAACGCCGATTCATATTCGTTACAGCGACACCGACTTGAACGGCCACGTGAACAATGCGGTCTACGCCACCTATATGGAGGAGTCCCGCATCTCCTTCCTGCAGGAGGTGTTCCCCGGCCAGCGGCTGCCGCTCGTCATCGCCTCGCTGCACATCGACTTCCGCCAGGAGACGCGCTATCCTGAGCACACCGACGTGGTGGCGCGCACGTGGCTCACGCGGCTCGGGAGATCAAGCTTCGAATTCTTCTGCCAAATCTGCAGCGTCCGCGGCGAGGTGATGTGTGAAGGCACCGCGGTGGTCGTCCACTACGACTTCGAGAAGCGGAAATCCGCTCCGCTGCCGGACTGGGCGCGCGAAAAGCTCCTGCCCTACGTCCGCGAGCCCGAGGAATCGAACGTCGGCGTGTGA
- a CDS encoding ABC transporter ATP-binding protein, giving the protein MKDSNAHRLSAAGVTVAHGQQVAVRRASLTIGAGEIVALVGPSGSGKSTLLGAIAGFYPIQSGAIWIGEEMVASPTLSLPPERRRVGMVFQSHALWPQWMVVDNVAYPLRRRGMARLLARREAESVLAAVGMDAFAARYPSELSGGQRQRVGLARALASRPELYLFDEPTASLDPANRETFMHEVRERIRQTGAAALYVSHQADEALSLAHRVAVMMHGEILQVGSPAEVYENPRTAEIARLLGPAACATGVVREVNGSGQALVQIADSEQTVRLTSAPRSADLGRRTLMMRPEWCELTADDEASLPCRVVRVQYVGHRTLYELESLAGRLLASHVGPPQYQEGQRVGWKVRRACVMEG; this is encoded by the coding sequence ATGAAGGATTCGAACGCGCATCGCCTCTCCGCGGCCGGCGTCACGGTGGCGCACGGCCAGCAGGTGGCGGTCAGACGCGCGTCGCTGACCATTGGGGCGGGCGAGATCGTCGCGCTCGTCGGGCCGTCTGGCTCGGGCAAGAGCACGCTTCTCGGCGCCATCGCGGGGTTTTATCCCATTCAATCGGGCGCCATCTGGATTGGCGAGGAGATGGTGGCCTCGCCCACGCTCTCGCTTCCGCCGGAGCGCAGGCGGGTTGGCATGGTGTTTCAGTCGCACGCGCTCTGGCCGCAGTGGATGGTGGTGGACAACGTGGCCTATCCACTGCGCAGGCGGGGCATGGCGCGCCTTCTGGCGCGGCGCGAGGCGGAATCGGTGCTCGCCGCGGTGGGCATGGACGCGTTTGCCGCGCGCTATCCGTCGGAACTCTCCGGCGGCCAGCGCCAGCGCGTCGGGCTCGCGCGGGCGCTCGCGTCGAGGCCGGAGCTGTACTTGTTCGACGAACCCACCGCGAGCCTCGATCCGGCCAACCGCGAAACCTTCATGCACGAGGTGCGGGAGCGGATTCGACAGACGGGGGCGGCCGCGCTGTACGTGAGCCACCAAGCGGACGAGGCGCTGTCTTTGGCGCACCGCGTGGCCGTCATGATGCACGGGGAGATCCTGCAGGTGGGATCTCCCGCGGAGGTGTACGAGAACCCGCGCACGGCCGAGATCGCCCGGCTTTTGGGGCCGGCCGCGTGCGCGACGGGCGTGGTGCGCGAGGTGAACGGGAGCGGGCAGGCGCTTGTGCAAATCGCGGACAGCGAGCAGACGGTTCGACTGACGTCCGCGCCGCGCTCGGCCGATCTCGGCCGCAGGACGCTCATGATGAGGCCGGAGTGGTGCGAACTCACCGCCGACGACGAGGCGTCCCTGCCTTGCCGCGTGGTGCGCGTGCAATACGTGGGGCACCGGACGCTGTACGAACTCGAGTCCCTCGCCGGGCGGCTCTTGGCGAGTCACGTGGGCCCGCCGCAATACCAGGAAGGGCAGCGCGTGGGGTGGAAAGTGCGGCGCGCCTGCGTGATGGAAGGATGA
- a CDS encoding cysteine hydrolase family protein, producing MASDVKQTALLVMDVQNGIVSRYIQDAPAMRPFQEAVSAARKAGIQVIFVRVAFSEGFPEASPRNKMFAHLAQAGNMTVSADSTQIHESVRPEAGEPVVTKYRVSAFAGSNLEVILRAKDITHLVLCGIATSGVVLSTLREAADKDYALIVLKDACLDADPEVHRVLVEKVFPRQADVMTVEEWAKTLV from the coding sequence ATGGCATCGGATGTGAAACAAACGGCGCTTTTGGTGATGGACGTCCAGAACGGCATCGTTTCGCGGTACATCCAGGATGCACCCGCCATGCGCCCGTTTCAGGAGGCCGTCTCGGCTGCGCGCAAGGCGGGCATTCAGGTCATCTTTGTGCGGGTGGCTTTCAGTGAAGGCTTTCCGGAGGCGAGCCCGCGCAACAAGATGTTTGCGCACCTCGCGCAGGCCGGCAACATGACGGTGAGCGCCGACTCCACGCAGATTCACGAATCGGTGCGCCCAGAGGCGGGCGAGCCGGTGGTCACGAAGTACCGCGTCAGCGCGTTTGCCGGCAGCAACCTGGAGGTCATTCTGCGCGCCAAGGACATCACGCATCTCGTGCTCTGCGGCATCGCCACATCGGGCGTGGTGCTCTCCACCCTGCGGGAGGCGGCGGACAAGGACTACGCGCTGATCGTGCTGAAAGACGCCTGCCTGGACGCCGATCCGGAGGTGCACCGAGTGCTCGTGGAGAAGGTGTTCCCGCGGCAGGCCGACGTCATGACCGTCGAGGAGTGGGCGAAGACGCTCGTGTGA
- a CDS encoding MBL fold metallo-hydrolase, protein MEIAPKIHLLECTKGSYSYLVLGDEPVLVDTSMPGRADAMVKALASLGLKPGDLAHIVLTHLDVDHIGNAKRLKELSGATLWAPAPDIPYIEGAEKPKGVRRAIAGLMRVERPKVDRALEPGAHVGGLEVVPAPGHTPGHVCLIARDTLLAGDLVTTRGGRLKKSPSFLTWDKAALRQSLADVGRLSFDWVCPAHGDPVRRGSLWEALLE, encoded by the coding sequence GTGGAAATCGCGCCGAAGATTCACCTGTTGGAGTGCACCAAGGGAAGCTACAGCTACCTTGTGCTGGGCGACGAGCCTGTGCTTGTCGATACCAGCATGCCTGGGCGGGCGGACGCGATGGTCAAGGCGCTCGCGTCCCTCGGCCTGAAGCCGGGCGATCTCGCCCACATCGTCCTGACGCACCTGGACGTGGATCACATCGGCAACGCCAAGCGGCTGAAGGAGCTCTCCGGCGCGACGCTCTGGGCACCCGCGCCGGATATTCCGTACATCGAGGGCGCCGAGAAGCCGAAGGGCGTGCGCCGCGCGATTGCCGGGCTGATGCGCGTCGAACGGCCGAAGGTGGACCGCGCGCTCGAGCCAGGCGCACACGTGGGCGGCCTGGAGGTGGTACCCGCGCCCGGACATACGCCCGGGCACGTCTGCCTCATCGCGCGCGACACGCTTCTGGCGGGTGATCTCGTCACGACCCGCGGGGGCCGACTGAAGAAGTCGCCGTCCTTCCTCACCTGGGACAAGGCGGCGCTCAGGCAGTCGCTCGCGGACGTGGGCAGGTTGTCGTTTGACTGGGTCTGCCCCGCGCATGGCGATCCCGTCCGGCGCGGATCGCTGTGGGAGGCGCTGCTGGAGTAG
- a CDS encoding daunorubicin/doxorubicin resistance ABC transporter ATP-binding protein DrrA, producing the protein MQSLKTPTNRLTAATGADALAIEAVDLVKAFGPHRAVDGVSLSVQVGTVYGLLGPNGAGKTTTVRMLATLLRPDAGAARIFGHDVVKDAQRVRQLIGVTGQYASVDETLTAAENLVLFARLLGQSRREARATTERLLGQFGLTEARNRPLKQFSGGMRRRLDLAASLIATPPLIFLDEPTTGLDPRTRAQMWDTIRQLVREGTTVLLTTQYLDEADQLANRIAVIDRGRVIAEGTPDELKSSVGRSSLHLTFANPEDVPRARALVEAALGAQATPSPEGRRIIAPLADTSVVPDLLVALRAAGIDITELGVQKPTLDEVFLALTGHEAETADEGESD; encoded by the coding sequence ATGCAGTCTCTCAAAACGCCGACGAATCGCCTCACAGCCGCCACGGGCGCCGACGCGCTCGCCATCGAAGCGGTCGATCTCGTCAAGGCCTTCGGTCCACATCGCGCCGTCGACGGCGTCAGCCTGTCCGTGCAGGTCGGCACGGTGTACGGCCTGCTCGGCCCCAACGGGGCCGGCAAGACGACCACGGTGCGCATGCTCGCGACGCTTCTGCGCCCAGACGCAGGTGCGGCGCGCATCTTCGGCCACGACGTCGTGAAGGACGCGCAACGCGTGCGCCAGCTCATCGGCGTGACCGGTCAGTATGCCTCCGTCGACGAGACGCTCACCGCCGCGGAAAACCTGGTGCTCTTCGCGCGCCTCCTCGGCCAGAGCCGCCGCGAGGCGCGGGCGACGACAGAGCGCCTGCTCGGACAGTTCGGCCTCACCGAGGCGCGCAATCGCCCGCTGAAGCAGTTTTCCGGCGGCATGCGGCGCCGCCTGGATCTGGCGGCCAGCCTCATCGCCACGCCGCCGCTCATCTTCCTTGACGAACCCACCACCGGCCTCGATCCGCGCACCCGCGCCCAAATGTGGGACACCATCCGGCAGCTCGTGCGCGAAGGCACAACCGTGCTCCTGACCACGCAATATTTGGACGAGGCGGACCAGCTGGCGAATCGAATCGCCGTGATCGATCGCGGCCGCGTCATTGCGGAAGGCACGCCGGACGAGCTGAAGTCGTCGGTGGGACGGTCCTCCCTGCACCTCACCTTCGCCAACCCGGAGGACGTGCCGCGGGCTCGCGCCCTCGTGGAAGCGGCGCTTGGCGCGCAGGCCACGCCATCGCCCGAGGGGCGCCGGATCATCGCGCCCTTGGCCGACACGAGCGTCGTGCCGGATCTGCTCGTGGCGCTGAGGGCGGCCGGCATCGACATCACCGAACTCGGCGTGCAAAAGCCGACGCTGGACGAGGTGTTCCTCGCCCTCACCGGCCACGAGGCCGAAACCGCCGACGAAGGAGAGAGTGACTGA
- a CDS encoding response regulator transcription factor, translating to MATILVADDEPHIRELVRSTLEREGHRVVEAADGREAADAVAREPVQLAVIDVMMPEVDGFELTRWLREERDVPILLLTALGETSHKVRGLRLGADDYLVKPFAPEELVARVEALLRRYRIRADGALDLAVLRLLSDTYEVEANGERMALPPKEFQLLFTLAASAGRTLSRDKLIEEVWGYDYAGDERTVDVHIKRLRVKFPEDVYPFRIRTVRGLGYRLEVNA from the coding sequence ATGGCGACCATCCTCGTGGCCGACGACGAGCCTCACATCCGCGAACTCGTGCGCAGCACGCTGGAGCGGGAGGGGCATCGGGTGGTGGAGGCGGCGGACGGGCGCGAGGCGGCGGATGCGGTGGCCCGTGAGCCGGTGCAGCTCGCCGTGATCGACGTGATGATGCCGGAGGTGGACGGGTTCGAGCTGACGCGGTGGTTGCGCGAAGAGCGCGATGTGCCGATTCTGCTCCTGACCGCGCTCGGGGAGACAAGCCACAAGGTGCGCGGCCTCCGGCTCGGCGCGGACGACTACCTCGTCAAGCCGTTCGCCCCCGAGGAGCTCGTGGCGCGCGTCGAGGCGCTCCTGCGCCGCTACCGCATTCGGGCGGACGGCGCGCTCGATCTCGCCGTACTCCGTCTCCTCTCGGACACGTATGAAGTCGAGGCGAACGGGGAGCGCATGGCGCTTCCGCCGAAGGAGTTTCAGCTTCTGTTCACGCTGGCCGCGTCGGCGGGCAGGACGCTCTCCCGCGACAAGCTGATTGAAGAGGTGTGGGGGTACGACTACGCGGGGGACGAGCGGACGGTGGACGTGCACATCAAGCGGTTGCGCGTCAAGTTCCCCGAGGACGTGTATCCGTTTCGCATCCGCACCGTGCGCGGGTTGGGCTATCGCCTGGAGGTGAACGCGTGA